One genomic region from Ammospiza caudacuta isolate bAmmCau1 chromosome 1, bAmmCau1.pri, whole genome shotgun sequence encodes:
- the LOC131567646 gene encoding tumor necrosis factor receptor superfamily member 16-like, with protein MRPLPVPLLLLLLSPVPGGAGGCPPCPRGVPEPCDSRCPPCARTRSPAEEEPEEPCPPCPPCSREATAPLAEGTPPVPGTPRVTPPVSGAPPEPPGDIIPLYCALLAGLVVGLVAYVAFKCWDTCRKKRQLDKARDAGDAALAADAEKLRGDGGVCPESAGLEPPQPPPPEGPSPLPGSPRRQEEPGELERLLELGAPGSDRRGPGPAGTPGDITSAV; from the exons ATGCggccgctcccggtgccgctgctgctgctgctgctgagcccg GTGCCGGGGGGGGCCGGGGGgtgccccccgtgtccccgcggtgtccccgAGCCCTGCGACAGCCGCTGCCCACCCTGCGCCCGCA CGCGGAGCCCCGCGGAGGAGGAGCCGGAGGAGCCGTGCCCGCCCTGCCCGCCCTGCAGCC GCGAGGCCACGGCGCCGCTCGCTGAGGGGACCCCGCCGGTGCCGGGGACCCCCCGAGTGACGCCGCCGGTGTCGGGGGctccccccgagccccccgggGACATCATCCCGCTGTACTGCGCCCTCCTGGCCGGCCTCGTCGTGGGGCTCGTGGCCTACGTGGCCTTCAAGTG ctgggacacctgcaggaaGAAGCGGCAGCTGGACAAGGCGCGGGACGCGGGGGACGCGGCGCTGGCGGCGGACGCGGAGAAGCTGCGGGGGGACGGCGGAGTCTGCCCGGAGAGCGCCGGCCTGGAGCCGCCTCAGCCCC CGCCCCCCGAGGGTCCCTCCCCGCTCCCGGGGTCCCCGCGGCGCCAGGAGGAGCCGGGAGAGCTGGAgcggctgctggagctgggagcgcCCGGCAGCGaccggcgcggccccggccccgcggggacaccgggggacatCACCTCCGCCGTGTGA
- the LOC131566179 gene encoding D-serine dehydratase-like has translation MCQEFRGGSQQLPTHVTGLGGLSSTSRVPRAPGRAVGPQQPLTRVGSRVSPARGVPAAPAPLRLCLSASGAGGASRAGRGSERVLRWPRHPREAPRPAGTRGDTAAPPGQRDGAMDGHTDSSWLGAPLEQLPTPALTLDLATLRGNAERMRERCRELGLRLRPHVKTHKTLEGAELATGGSRRGIVVSTLAEARFFAAGGFDDILYAFPVPRWRLAECSALAQRLQRFQVLLDSPQGLEMLLQNPLPGGKRWLVWLKLDCGNARAGIRPTDPEALSLARAIAQGSPELVTLVGVYAHCGNTYGCRDIVAIQAIARDTTAAVLEFVTALRQAGIPCPQATIGSTPSCSHPVPEMSQLTEVHPGNYLFYDLQQTQLGSCRPEEVAIRVLSRVIGHYPHRGQLLLDCGWAALSLHGRDRGPAGCAAIEGHPQLRLVGLTQEHGLVEAADGRLEFERFPLGSTLALIPFHACATAAMHPVYFVHAAGKVVELWRPVRGW, from the exons ATGTGTCAGGAGTTTAGAGGGGGCTCTCAGCAGCTCCCCACACATGTCACGGGTTTAGGGGgtctcagcagcaccagccgTGTCCCCCgtgccccgggcagggcagtgggtccccagcagcccctcaccCGTGTCGGGAGCCGAGTGTCCCCAGCGCGGGGGgtcccggccgcccccgccccgctccgccttTGTCTCTCCGCATCCGGGGCTGGCGGCGCGTCCCGGGCTGGCCGCGGCTCCGAGCGCGTCCTGCGCTGGCCCCGCCACCCCCGCGAGGCCCCTCGGCCGGCA GGCACCCGCGGGGACACCGCGGCACCGCCGGGACAGCGGGACGGAGCCAtggacggacacacggacag CTCGTGGCTCGGAGCCCCCCTGGAGCAGTTGCCCACCCCGGCGCTGACCCTGGACCTGGCCACGCTGCGCGGGAACGCCGAGAGGATGCGGGAGCGCTGCCGGGAGCTGGGGCTGCGCCTGCGGCCACACGTGAAAACGCACAAAACCCT GGAGGGCGCGGAGCTGGCGACGGGCGGCTCCCGCCGTGGCATCGTGGTGTCCACGCTGGCCGAGGCGCGTTTCTTCGCGGCCGGGGGCTTCGATGACATCCTGTACGCGTTCCCGGTGCCGCGCTGGCGCCTGGCCGAGTGCTCGGCGCTGGCGCAGCGCCTGCAGCGattccaggtgctcctggacagcccccagggcctggagatgctgctgcagaaCCCCCTGCCCGGAGGGAAGCGCTGGCTGGTCTGGCTCAAGCTGGACTGCGGCAATGCCCGAG ccggGATTCGCCCCACGGATCCCGAGGCGCTGTCGCTGGCCCGGGCCATCGCCCAGGGCTCCCCGGAGCTGGTGACACTCGTGGGGGTCTACGCGCACTGCGGGAACACCTACGGCTGTCGCGACATCGTGGCCATCCAGGCCATCGCCAGGGACACCACGGCCGCCGTGCTGGAATTCGTCACCGC GCTGCGGCAGGCGGGGATCCCGTGTCCCCAGGCCACCATCGGCTCCACCCCGTCCTGCAGCCACCCGGTGCCGGAGATGTCGCAGCTCACCGAGGTGCACCCGGGCAATTACCTCTTCTACG ACCTGCAGCAGACGCAGCTGGGCTCGTGCCGGCCCGAGGAGGTGGCGATCCGTGTGCTCAGCAGGGTCATCGGGCACTACCCGCACCgcgggcagctgctgctggactgCGGCTGGGCCGCCCTGAGCCTGCACGGCCGCGACCGGGGACCCGCGGGCTGCGCGGCCATCGAGGGCCACCCCCAGCTCAG GCTGGTGGGGCTGACCCAGGAGCACGGGCTGGTGGAGGCCGCGGATGGGCGGCTGGAGTTCGAGCGATTCCCGCTGGGGAGCACCTTGGCGCTCATCCCGTTCCAC GCCTGTGCCACGGCCGCCATGCACCCCGTGTACTTCGTGCACGCTGCCGGCAAGGTGGTGGAGCTCTGGCGCCCCGTGCGCGGCTGGTGA